In Castor canadensis chromosome 11, mCasCan1.hap1v2, whole genome shotgun sequence, a single genomic region encodes these proteins:
- the Supt4h1 gene encoding transcription elongation factor SPT4: MALETVPKDLRHLRACLLCSLVKTIDQFEYDGCDNCDAYLQMKGNREMVYDCTSSSFDGIIAMMSPEDSWVSKWQRVSNFKPGVYAVSVTGRLPQGIVRELKSRGVAYKSRDTAIKT; encoded by the exons ATGGCTCTGGAGACAGTGCCGAAGGACCTGCGGCATCTGCGGGCTTGTTTGCTGTGTTCGCTAGTCAAG actATAGACCAGTTTGAATATGATGGTTGTGATAACTGCGATGCATACCTACAAATGAAAGGTAACAGAGAGATGGTATATGACTGCACCAGCTCTTCCTTTGATGG AATCATTGCAATGATGAGTCCAGAGGATAGCTGGGTCTCCAAATGGCAGCGAGTCA gTAACTTTAAGCCAGGTGTGTACGCTGTGTCAGTAACTGGTCGCCTGCCTCAAG GAATCGTGCGGGAGCTCAAAAGTCGAGGAGTGGCCTACAAATCCAGAGACACAGCTATAAAGACTTAA